In the Glycine max cultivar Williams 82 chromosome 19, Glycine_max_v4.0, whole genome shotgun sequence genome, taatttaaaattatcttaactaattgcattaaataaaaatattagtcaagatataattaaacttaatattaattaattaattaaaaaaacctgtaaaattaatttaaattcatctTAACTAATTTATAACATGTAACGTCCAAGTTAAGAAGTTTAGTTCTTTTCAAGAAAGAACCAGAATAAAATcctgtaaataaaaaaagaaaagtgttaAAAGAGTTTTCTCTTTTGGTGGATTTGTCATTCATTAACttgattcaattttttgaaGACTGAAAATAACATTCAGATATTATCTcagacttaaaaataaatactaacaaccttaattttttaatttattttccgtatttacttatatttaaaagtacataagtaatgtaaatatatttgtatttagaaaataaagttatatataggctgtttgtgtgttaaattccCTGGGCGCCTCCACTTTGCAGCTGAAAACTGTAGCTTCTACCAATTGTGCATCCAGTATTCTGGATACCAATTAATGAATTCTACCCCGATTACAGTTAATCTCactacaaaatcattttattgtgATTAGTTTTTATGAAAATAGTCGATAAGTAAATTAAAAGGTAAAAAGTCATTTGATCCCCCCATTCTGTTTATTATTGCATGTTATCTGCACATGAGCAATACTATAACGGAAGGAGTGTCCCAAACGACCCAATTTAACTTCAGTTCATTGTTGTCTTATATGGCAAGTTTCCTAAGATAACTGTATAAATGAAAGCTATGACCATCATCACAAGCAAAATGTGAAGGAGACAACAAATCCTAAAGTTCTCTAGGATTTAGACACATCAAACATGATGGATGACAGAACATGAATTAATGCGTGTTTGGAAACTCATTAAAGACGAAAGAATCACATATGGAATGTAGAAGCTATTGGTTCCTGAAAATCACATCCGAAACGCAAAACCAAACATGCTATTAGAAAACTTGGAAAATTAGCAGCCACATGGTAGCTTCCAAAATTCTATTGACAAAGCCAACGTCATatgcaagcatgcctcaccgcATTTGAGACAAACAATTATACAATCACTTTATCTTCTTGGAGGTTcataaaactaacaattaacaactaacatttgccttaaaaaaatatgtctTCTTGGAGGCTTATCAAGAAATTTTAGAAACATAATCATCTGTCCTCAAGACTTGGTTCTTTGGTAGCAAAtgcaatggaagaaaagaaggcACGATGAAAGCAATTCCTAGACAGAGTAAAGCCAGTGCCACTACCCACCAAGCTTTGTGGGGTATGCCTAATAATAGTTCATCACATACTGTCGTATCAACAGAAGAAGAGATATTAGCAAATAAAGGAAATTATTGCAATACTGGAGTCTGTTCCAAatctaaaaattatcttataaactaaaaatgcatatgacatcacaattaataatgtcaaaattatcaatatacTAGGCAAAAAACATTACCTATATTGAAGATAATAAATTGCCTCTCTGCTACATGCAGTTTTGCAGGAAACCCCTCTGGCTCCACAGTTACTAATACTAACAGGAATTCATCCTGAATTCAGTCAACAATGTAACAACTAAGAACAAAACATAACAAGAGCACATATAGACTTTTCAGAAATTTTGAGTACAAGGCTTCATACTGATATTGGACCTGATTGCTATTGGTCTTAAAAATTAGCTTTTCAGTGTTGAGCAATCTCCTGTTATTGTTCAGCACCACATCTGACTTGTTTCTCTTCAGTTGTATGGAAAAGCTAGCAGGTATCTGGTATTTTTTAGTTAGTGTATGTCAGTTTCCAGAGGAAAGATACCCTGCAAAGAACTGAAGGAAGACATAATTATACATACAGAAGCTGGATATGATATCTTCACTTCATACCACGTGTGGGGTTTTAGACCCTGTAATTGATAAAAGCAAGAGCCACCTTGTAATGGCAAAGTTTCTCTCCAAAGCTCTTCTCcaactttcaaaattttgtcCTCAACCCTACCACAGCAAGCAGGTGCATGTGAGCCCTATAACCAAGTTACTAACAAGGAGACTTCTGATTTGGGGAGTCTAAAGAATTAAGATGAATGCATAATCGAGGGGTTTTAAACACTCACTTATTCCCAAGGCAGAGAGTTGGGCCATTCAAGATGATGTGGAGAATGCAAAGCAGAATAAGCATATTGCACGTGCAAATGTGACAGATTGATAATGAAGACGACAGCCAAATTTTCAAATAGAACCTGCACAAGGTTAGTATTTTAGTACACAATGAACCATTTCAAATTGGGTAGAATTTAATATTGCAACTTTATGAACTGCACCACCAGTCACCAGATAAAGAGGTGCAGAAATTGGATAGAACTGGACCAGAAATAGGATGAACAGATAGGTTTTATTGCAGAAACTTCTCCGATCAATATCAATGTGACAGAACCAGAGGCCAGGAATGATACACAATGGAACTCTCCTTCTCACTCTCTAATTTCTAGCTATTTGAGAGATCCAGTTCTCTCCCCAAATTCCTATTCCAAGTTTAAAACATCCCTTCAATTATTTCCctcattttctttatatactcTGTCCAATGTTCTAATTAGCTGTTGAGGTAATTGTTAACTCATAGAGTTTGCTTTAACTAAATGCTGACATACGGACTAAGTATCTAACACAATTATAGATCAATAATAGCAAGATAGGTAATGTGAGAGAGAACATAGGAGTGTGTTGCAAGTTTGTCCTTAATTTTTGTATCAATTATTTCCTAATTTATGCCTTGATTTGATTTGGTAATAAATCAGTTCAGAATCAGATTTGAATAAACTCTGAATTATAATCAGAAAAATCATGTTTGTCCCTGAATCTTACTTGATTTCAACATGGGATAAAAAAACCGTGTCagatttcattttttgaattgtttttaacttttgtaATCTTTTAAACCTGTTCAAATAAACCCCCTATTAATTGTTGTTATGTTTTCCTattgaattagttttttttttatctttttttattctttgttatcttttacatttcaattaAGCCCCCTATTAATTGATGTCGGTTAAATTTTCTATTTGTAAGGGTTTTACAAAACTGCTCCTAATAATGTGTCTTTTTCCCACTTTAATACCCCACTTTTTAAGAAGAACATAAAGGTTTTAACCCCCTAATAAGTCCCTCTTTTTTACAAGTAAAGAACATGAAGACTTCGtgttcccctttcttcttcaattttttcactattattcttatttcttaGTCTCTCGGACCTCTGCCtcttatttctattttcttttcaccATGGCATCATCTCAGCCAAACACTACCTAAGAGCCAATGCTGTGTACACTACGTGATACATGTCTAACATGGGCACAACTCCAACTCCTTTTTCAAAAATGTCACATAAATGAGTTGCATATTCAAAATGTAAAAACGGGAAGCCGTTATAAGAGGCAGTCCAATCCAATCTAATTAACAAACAGATCAGAAATACTCTTCCCAAAATGAAGTATCCTCTTCAAAACTCAGGGGGTTATCAAAGGAATCACAAGCATAAACTTGGATTcctttttttccatttattaCATTTACATGTGTAATAAAGATGCTACCCAACACAAGACTAAGAGAAACCTAGTAATCCAAATCAGCCACTACCTTTCCCTACTCTGGAGAAACAAAATTATTGTGGTTCTGGTCAGGAAACAACCGATCTCCTTGTTTATCATCAGGGAAATGCGCTTCAACATGAGGGTCATCAACATCAATCAAAGCTTGCCACATGCTTTAGTTTTACTATGAGAGCAagctttaaaaatatgtttgttgcCACATGGAGCACATGAATATCCGATTTGGCTAAGTCACATCATTCCAGAGCCAGAGAGGAAAGGAAGccaatatatttaattactaattggTTACAGATAGATAGAGATATGAAATACATCATCAATCgccatttgtttttattttcaaccttTGCAAAACCAACTACGCCTTTAGCAGGCAAGttggatcaaaagaaaaagagaagagagcAAAATGCGCCCAACCAGGTTGATTTGACTTATAGGTGTTCCGTTCATTTTATTCTCTCCAATGTGTTTTCCGTCAACACTTGTTGGGAACTATCATATCTATGAAAACAGGAAAGCTAAAGAACAAGTTTTTCTGATCAAAATTGATGCAAAGAGAAGGACAAGACATGAGAGGAGACTGCAGGACCACTATATCCACTATCCTTCCACAAGTATAGTCTTTAACTGTCTGCTCATTCTGATTGCAGACTCCTATTGTATATATTCATTCCAATCATTCCAAAGTTAATTGATCTGAAAAACTAGTTCTTTAGCTTTCCTGTTCTCAAACAGTGAATAAGTCATGCATTCATATATGATAGTGTCAAACAAGTGTTGAGGAAAGCACATAGGAGagtgctgataaaaaaaaaacataggagAGAATAAAATGCTTGAAACACTATACAAGTCAAAATATACTTAGTCCAAGAAGCTTAGACTCTCACCATTGCAAATCTAtctaataaaatacaaaagagAGGGGTGGGGAAGCTTcatgaagaaacaaagaaacaggTTTCACAGATTTAAATCATCCCATATGCA is a window encoding:
- the LOC100803807 gene encoding uncharacterized protein isoform X2, giving the protein MLILLCILHIILNGPTLCLGNKVEDKILKVGEELWRETLPLQGGSCFYQLQGLKPHTWYEVKISYPASIPASFSIQLKRNKSDVVLNNNRRLLNTEKLIFKTNSNQDEFLLVLVTVEPEGFPAKLHVAERQFIIFNIVCDELLLGIPHKAWWVVALALLCLGIAFIVPSFLPLHLLPKNQVLRTDDYVSKIS
- the LOC100803807 gene encoding uncharacterized protein isoform X1, whose product is MACTLDAAELLFWRNSPSKLTLRFYLKIWLSSSLSICHICTCNMLILLCILHIILNGPTLCLGNKVEDKILKVGEELWRETLPLQGGSCFYQLQGLKPHTWYEVKISYPASIPASFSIQLKRNKSDVVLNNNRRLLNTEKLIFKTNSNQDEFLLVLVTVEPEGFPAKLHVAERQFIIFNIVCDELLLGIPHKAWWVVALALLCLGIAFIVPSFLPLHLLPKNQVLRTDDYVSKIS